One part of the Desulfonema ishimotonii genome encodes these proteins:
- a CDS encoding uracil-xanthine permease family protein yields the protein MKQLIIKYGLDERPPLAQTLIFGLQWLAITIATVIIIGKVVAGLHFTDSGQQLLYMQKLFFVMATSLFFQVLWGHRLPLITGPATVLLVAILAGAGSDINAIYTSIAAGGAFLVLLSVTGLFSRISRYFTSRVVATILMLIALTITPTILNLILIAASTETALTNLGFALLFFMAMIIADRLLPGIWKSTMIVWAIIAGSICYLLLVPPEVWRDRGQLGLVSNFFTDFTTTLIWEPGLLISFLICFIALSINDLGSIQAVGQLIRPPAMKRRVTAGITLSGLSNMLAGFFGVIGPVNFSMSVGIIAANGNASRFTLIPTSLGLLAMAFFPGVVAFAWNVPSVVVGTILLYIMCSQLAAGLMVAFGTDGFSFQDGLIIGIPMMVSILVSYLPAPVKAAFPPLLMPVIGNGFVMGVLAVLILEHIVYRRETSQPTQQSPQADPLSGTSRQKCA from the coding sequence TTGAAGCAACTTATAATAAAATACGGCTTGGATGAGCGGCCGCCATTGGCTCAAACCCTGATTTTCGGTCTGCAATGGCTGGCCATCACCATCGCCACAGTGATCATTATCGGTAAAGTGGTGGCCGGGCTGCATTTTACCGATTCCGGCCAGCAACTGCTCTACATGCAAAAATTGTTTTTTGTTATGGCCACGTCGCTGTTTTTCCAGGTACTGTGGGGCCATCGGCTGCCGCTGATCACCGGGCCGGCCACGGTGCTGTTGGTGGCCATTTTGGCCGGGGCCGGCAGCGATATCAACGCCATATATACCTCCATTGCAGCCGGAGGAGCGTTTCTGGTGCTGCTGAGCGTCACGGGATTGTTCTCGCGGATCTCCCGCTATTTTACCTCCAGAGTGGTGGCCACCATCCTGATGTTAATTGCACTGACCATTACCCCCACCATCCTGAACCTGATTCTCATTGCCGCCTCCACGGAAACGGCGTTAACCAACCTGGGGTTTGCCCTGCTCTTTTTCATGGCCATGATCATCGCCGATCGCTTGCTCCCCGGCATCTGGAAATCCACCATGATCGTTTGGGCCATTATTGCCGGCAGCATCTGTTACCTGCTGTTGGTGCCTCCCGAGGTATGGCGTGACCGGGGCCAATTGGGACTCGTGTCCAACTTTTTTACCGATTTCACCACCACCCTGATCTGGGAACCGGGTCTGCTGATCTCGTTTCTGATCTGCTTTATCGCCCTTTCCATCAACGATTTGGGTTCCATTCAGGCGGTGGGTCAGCTCATCAGGCCCCCAGCCATGAAACGCCGGGTGACTGCCGGCATCACCCTCAGCGGCCTGTCCAACATGCTGGCCGGGTTCTTTGGGGTGATCGGACCGGTGAACTTTTCCATGAGCGTGGGAATCATCGCCGCCAACGGCAACGCTTCGCGTTTTACCCTGATCCCCACCAGCCTGGGCCTGCTGGCCATGGCCTTTTTTCCCGGTGTGGTGGCCTTTGCCTGGAACGTGCCTTCCGTCGTGGTGGGAACGATCCTGCTCTACATCATGTGCTCCCAATTGGCCGCAGGCCTGATGGTGGCTTTTGGTACGGACGGTTTCTCGTTTCAGGACGGCCTTATCATCGGTATTCCCATGATGGTGAGCATTCTGGTCTCCTACCTGCCCGCGCCCGTCAAGGCCGCCTTTCCCCCTTTGCTGATGCCGGTGATCGGTAATGGGTTTGTCATGGGCGTGCTGGCGGTGCTGATCCTTGAGCACATCGTGTACCGCAGGGAAACCTCGCAGCCCACCCAACAGTCCCCCCAGGCAGACCCTTTATCAGGAACATCCAGGCAGAAGTGTGCCTAA
- a CDS encoding transposase produces the protein MLKKIQIKILDLLSVLLETGEVEVLVTSLCDEKLWPTEIFKELYNTRWGVETLYGTLKERLNLENFTGKTVESVRQDFYSTVFISGIESVLTGEARKKLSDKDDKNKYHQLVNKAVSFNTIKNHVTDLFFGESDTEILLEKLTRLFMTNPVCERKNRKFPRKRRPRASLNYHKRFKKIVF, from the coding sequence GTGCTTAAGAAAATTCAGATAAAAATTTTAGATCTACTGAGTGTGTTGCTTGAAACCGGAGAGGTCGAGGTTCTTGTCACCTCCCTTTGCGATGAAAAACTCTGGCCCACGGAAATTTTCAAAGAACTTTACAATACCAGATGGGGAGTGGAAACACTTTACGGCACACTGAAAGAACGTCTTAATTTGGAAAATTTCACCGGTAAGACCGTTGAAAGTGTCAGGCAGGATTTTTATTCAACTGTTTTTATCAGCGGGATCGAATCCGTTCTGACCGGGGAAGCTCGGAAAAAACTTTCGGATAAAGATGACAAAAACAAATATCATCAGTTGGTTAACAAAGCCGTTTCATTCAATACGATAAAAAATCATGTCACAGATTTGTTTTTCGGAGAATCGGACACTGAAATCCTTTTGGAAAAACTTACGAGATTATTTATGACAAATCCCGTATGTGAAAGAAAAAACCGCAAATTTCCCAGAAAAAGACGACCAAGGGCCAGTCTGAATTATCATAAACGGTTTAAAAAAATAGTTTTCTGA
- the larC gene encoding nickel pincer cofactor biosynthesis protein LarC, translated as MKALIFEPFSGAAGDMILGSLIGLGADREKVCHAIESAVDVSVSVDKADKRGIAAVDVHIRVPRETHSRHYNELVEIIRNAGLPDDVEQSALGVFAIMGAAESAVHGQPPETLHFHEVGQNDALADVIGSCTAIHDIGADAVFCTPVNVGGGKVKAAHGLMPVPAPATLEILRTGGLPFYGSGNRELLTPTGAALLTWFAKPVGHLPTGRVLATGYGAGDAETESPNVLRTLLMETGQLLSKDTIEVLESNVDDVTGEVLGNLFDRLLDLGARDVAMMPAVMKKGRPGHIIRVITLPEHSARLAREIMKETGTLGIRVIPTRHRFTADRRMDRVEIAPGGKTAGIAVKIAQDKSGEILHISAEYEDCRRIAEATGVPLRQIIRQAEEEAWRKFR; from the coding sequence ATGAAAGCACTGATATTTGAACCGTTCTCCGGTGCGGCCGGGGACATGATACTGGGAAGCCTGATCGGGCTTGGGGCGGACAGGGAAAAAGTGTGCCACGCCATTGAATCGGCGGTGGATGTCTCTGTCTCCGTGGACAAGGCCGACAAACGGGGAATTGCAGCCGTGGATGTACACATCCGTGTCCCCCGCGAGACGCATTCACGGCATTACAATGAACTTGTGGAGATCATCAGAAACGCCGGTCTGCCGGACGACGTGGAACAGAGCGCCCTGGGCGTCTTTGCCATCATGGGGGCTGCGGAGTCAGCGGTCCACGGCCAGCCCCCTGAAACGCTCCATTTTCACGAAGTCGGCCAGAACGACGCTCTGGCAGATGTTATCGGTTCCTGCACGGCCATCCACGACATCGGCGCGGATGCCGTATTCTGCACCCCGGTCAACGTCGGCGGCGGAAAAGTGAAAGCGGCCCACGGCCTGATGCCGGTCCCGGCCCCGGCAACCCTTGAGATCCTCAGAACCGGCGGACTGCCATTTTACGGTTCCGGCAACCGGGAGCTGCTGACCCCGACCGGGGCGGCCCTGCTCACCTGGTTCGCAAAGCCGGTCGGGCATCTGCCGACCGGGCGGGTTCTTGCAACCGGATACGGGGCCGGGGACGCGGAGACCGAATCCCCCAATGTCCTGAGAACCCTGCTCATGGAAACCGGTCAGCTCTTATCCAAAGACACCATTGAGGTACTGGAATCCAATGTGGATGATGTGACCGGTGAGGTTCTCGGTAATCTCTTTGACCGGCTCCTCGACCTGGGCGCACGGGACGTGGCCATGATGCCTGCGGTTATGAAAAAGGGGCGGCCCGGCCACATCATCAGGGTGATCACCTTGCCGGAACACTCCGCCCGCCTCGCAAGAGAGATCATGAAGGAGACCGGCACTCTCGGCATCCGGGTCATACCGACGCGGCACCGCTTTACAGCGGACCGCAGAATGGATCGCGTGGAGATTGCCCCCGGCGGAAAGACTGCCGGGATCGCAGTGAAGATCGCCCAGGACAAATCCGGCGAAATTCTCCACATATCGGCGGAATATGAGGACTGCCGCCGGATTGCCGAAGCAACGGGGGTGCCGCTTCGGCAGATTATCCGGCAGGCGGAGGAAGAGGCGTGGCGGAAATTCAGGTAA